A DNA window from Shewanella baltica contains the following coding sequences:
- a CDS encoding ATP-grasp domain-containing protein, whose protein sequence is MRGWILYKETATQLKPEWYEIERLLAAAKADNIQLEVYAPDEFDLTVTREDNKSILLNGQAVELPDFIIPRMGSGTTYFALAIIRHLERLGVYCLNPSKAIEIVKDKLFSQQLLAEKNLPTPKTMLVKFPVDIALVERHLGFPVVIKTLSGSQGSGVFLSHKAREFDDLMQLIEATNKNANIILQEFIANSHGRDLRVFTIGGRVAGCYERRGQEDSFKANVSAGGSARPFQITPEIEWLATQTANILDLDVAGIDLLFDNGHYKICEANSSPGFEGLESCLNVDIAAQILHFIRIRLGMFNKDEPSSPKVVITDNVETSVTPVIEPK, encoded by the coding sequence ATGCGTGGTTGGATTTTATATAAAGAAACCGCGACTCAGCTAAAACCTGAATGGTATGAAATTGAGCGTCTACTGGCGGCAGCAAAAGCCGACAACATACAGTTGGAAGTTTACGCACCTGATGAATTTGATCTGACTGTCACCAGAGAAGATAACAAGAGCATTTTATTGAATGGGCAAGCCGTCGAGCTGCCCGATTTTATTATTCCGCGAATGGGATCAGGCACAACTTACTTTGCCTTAGCCATTATTCGCCACTTAGAAAGATTAGGGGTGTATTGCCTCAATCCTTCTAAAGCCATTGAAATCGTTAAAGACAAATTATTCTCCCAGCAATTGTTGGCAGAGAAGAATTTGCCTACGCCTAAAACTATGTTGGTTAAGTTCCCCGTTGATATCGCCCTCGTAGAGCGCCATCTAGGCTTTCCTGTGGTGATTAAAACGCTTTCTGGCTCACAGGGCAGCGGTGTGTTTTTATCCCATAAGGCACGTGAATTTGACGATCTAATGCAGTTAATTGAAGCGACCAACAAAAACGCTAACATTATTCTGCAAGAGTTTATCGCTAACAGCCATGGCCGCGATCTTCGGGTATTTACCATCGGTGGTCGTGTTGCAGGTTGCTACGAAAGGCGTGGTCAAGAAGACAGCTTTAAAGCCAATGTCAGTGCCGGCGGCTCAGCGCGTCCATTTCAGATCACTCCTGAAATTGAATGGCTTGCCACGCAAACAGCCAATATTCTCGATCTCGATGTCGCGGGTATCGATTTATTGTTTGATAACGGCCATTACAAAATTTGCGAAGCAAACTCATCCCCAGGATTTGAAGGCTTAGAATCCTGTTTGAATGTGGATATTGCCGCGCAAATTTTACACTTTATTCGCATCCGTTTAGGCATGTTTAATAAAGATGAGCCAAGTAGCCCCAAAGTGGTCATTACTGACAATGTAGAAACGTCTGTGACGCCCGTTATCGAGCCTAAATAG
- the pdsS gene encoding proteobacterial dedicated sortase system histidine kinase: MTRFPFGLRTKVIGLSLFLLCLPWLGYQYVWEMEKYLRHGQERTLEGTTQALATALHERPKLFDGQASFLKQVEKSRDLYAYQLNGAILLDGKLNEWEEYQHRFIQYGEAHQIIRADPNAPLTLSFTHMVGQYDGYLYAFFQVTDPTVVLRGKNALSVDRNDHLSIATLAPDNKFKRYIVATTQPGWISAFELPANPKQTVPVKPEVRIQGQWATTDVGYNVELRIPLDMVGSKLGFAISDVNDNKNRDVAAVVGTSALDTVDNLGTVLVPSPEIENIIKGMSHYSSRIWVVDKHGRVLAKSGDIRANDSVWTRTLEDEKSTTLWETFKRDYLHPLYYKILTKPPKDFIDSLQDSTELDGSHIQKALAGQQSSTWRLTPDNKAVVLAAASPIWIDNNVMGAVVAEETTHGIRTLRNRALEKLFNVILTIMSMGTLALFFFASSISNRIRKLRDEAENAIDSQGRVRNHLKPSKARDEIGDLSRSFSSIVGRLGQYTHYLENMSSRLSHELRTPVAVVRSSLEHLNLQTLDKDTQKYVDRAQEGVSRLSMILNNMSEATRLEQSLTQADITKFPLSQVVSGCMQGYQMTYPEQGFSVKVPEQPLMMQGVPEYIAQLMDKLIANAIEFCDKGSAIEVTLTQVGKQATLLISNLGPELPVDMSEQIFDSMVSVRINQAQDKPHLGLGLYIARLVAEFHQGQILARNRSEHNGVDILVTLPLSPAS, translated from the coding sequence ATGACACGTTTCCCCTTTGGTCTACGCACTAAAGTCATCGGCCTTAGCCTGTTTTTGCTCTGCCTACCTTGGCTGGGGTACCAATATGTGTGGGAGATGGAAAAGTATCTTCGCCACGGTCAAGAACGCACCTTAGAAGGCACCACTCAGGCACTCGCCACCGCGCTGCACGAACGGCCGAAATTGTTCGATGGACAAGCGAGCTTTTTAAAGCAAGTGGAAAAGAGTCGCGATCTGTATGCCTATCAACTCAATGGGGCGATTCTGCTCGACGGCAAACTCAACGAATGGGAAGAGTATCAGCACAGATTTATCCAGTACGGTGAGGCGCATCAGATCATACGCGCCGATCCCAACGCGCCGCTGACCTTAAGCTTTACCCACATGGTCGGCCAGTACGATGGTTATCTGTATGCCTTCTTTCAAGTGACCGACCCAACTGTGGTGCTGCGTGGCAAAAATGCCTTAAGTGTCGATAGAAACGATCATCTCTCGATTGCGACACTCGCGCCCGACAATAAATTTAAACGCTATATCGTTGCCACCACGCAACCCGGTTGGATCAGCGCCTTCGAGTTACCCGCCAATCCTAAGCAAACTGTGCCCGTCAAACCTGAAGTGCGCATCCAAGGACAATGGGCGACCACAGATGTGGGCTACAATGTCGAGCTGCGTATTCCCTTAGACATGGTCGGCAGCAAACTCGGTTTTGCCATTTCCGATGTTAACGACAACAAGAACCGCGATGTGGCAGCCGTAGTCGGCACCTCGGCCTTAGATACGGTCGATAATCTCGGCACTGTGTTGGTGCCATCGCCAGAAATTGAAAACATTATCAAAGGTATGAGCCACTATAGCTCACGCATTTGGGTGGTCGATAAGCACGGCCGCGTACTGGCAAAATCGGGCGACATTCGTGCCAATGACAGCGTGTGGACCCGCACCTTAGAAGATGAAAAGAGCACCACGCTGTGGGAAACCTTCAAGCGCGATTACTTGCATCCGCTGTACTATAAAATTCTCACTAAGCCGCCCAAAGACTTTATCGACTCCTTGCAAGACTCCACTGAACTTGATGGCAGTCATATCCAAAAAGCCCTTGCGGGTCAGCAAAGCTCGACTTGGCGCTTAACCCCAGACAATAAAGCAGTGGTGCTCGCTGCCGCCAGCCCTATTTGGATTGATAACAATGTGATGGGCGCCGTTGTCGCCGAAGAAACCACCCACGGAATTCGTACCCTGCGTAACCGCGCACTGGAAAAACTCTTTAACGTGATTTTGACCATTATGAGCATGGGCACTTTGGCGCTGTTCTTTTTCGCTTCGAGCATTTCTAACCGTATCCGTAAACTGCGCGATGAGGCCGAAAATGCTATTGATAGCCAAGGCCGCGTTCGTAATCACCTCAAACCGTCTAAAGCTCGGGATGAAATTGGCGATCTGTCCCGCAGTTTTTCCAGCATTGTCGGGCGGCTTGGTCAATACACCCATTATCTGGAAAATATGTCGTCGCGCCTGTCCCATGAGCTGCGCACGCCCGTGGCGGTTGTGCGATCATCCCTTGAGCATTTAAACCTGCAAACCTTAGATAAAGACACGCAGAAATATGTCGACCGCGCCCAAGAAGGTGTCAGCCGCTTAAGCATGATTTTAAATAACATGAGCGAAGCAACGCGCTTAGAGCAGAGTTTAACGCAGGCCGATATCACTAAATTCCCACTCTCCCAAGTGGTTAGCGGTTGTATGCAAGGTTATCAAATGACCTATCCAGAACAAGGCTTTAGCGTAAAAGTGCCCGAGCAACCTCTGATGATGCAAGGTGTGCCGGAATATATCGCCCAGTTGATGGACAAACTTATCGCTAACGCGATTGAATTTTGCGATAAAGGCAGCGCCATCGAAGTCACGCTCACCCAAGTCGGTAAGCAAGCAACTTTGCTTATCAGTAACTTAGGACCAGAACTGCCCGTTGATATGTCGGAGCAGATTTTCGACTCCATGGTGTCGGTGCGGATAAATCAAGCCCAAGACAAACCTCATCTCGGTTTAGGTCTGTATATCGCACGATTGGTCGCCGAGTTCCACCAAGGACAAATCCTCGCCCGCAATCGCAGCGAGCATAATGGCGTCGATATCCTAGTAACCTTGCCTTTGAGCCCTGCTTCATAA
- a CDS encoding DUF481 domain-containing protein, translating to MSIRLLPLIIASLVSTQVQADDFTIQLGGFYSQSDTNMEVTNPVSGNNFTLDYESDLKLAENEFLPFIELNYHFNERHNIYLDWKQLHRSADTQALAKPFQLEINDTIYDIKAGGKLSSTLNIDVLRLGYGYDVFQGSNYDVGLSFGLHTMFIKTGFEGVIGVCASSELLNNVCGSQAIPRIVDENVTAPLPDFGIYGQYEFVPGWQVTSHAQYFYITLNDVKGELVDIKVGVDAQITPNWRMSVAYNYYKVDVDIAQNSPNKDTQIADYNIYYSFIGPMLSISYSF from the coding sequence ATGTCGATTCGCCTGTTACCCCTCATCATAGCGTCACTCGTCAGCACTCAAGTGCAAGCCGATGACTTTACTATTCAATTAGGCGGCTTCTACTCGCAATCAGACACCAATATGGAAGTCACTAACCCAGTTTCGGGTAATAACTTCACCTTAGATTATGAATCTGATCTCAAACTCGCTGAAAACGAATTCCTGCCTTTTATCGAGTTAAATTATCACTTCAACGAGCGGCACAATATCTACCTCGACTGGAAACAACTCCACCGTAGCGCCGACACCCAAGCCCTAGCCAAACCCTTCCAGCTCGAAATCAACGACACCATTTACGATATCAAAGCCGGCGGTAAGCTCAGTTCAACCTTAAACATCGATGTGCTGCGCTTAGGCTATGGTTATGATGTCTTTCAAGGCAGTAACTATGATGTGGGTCTGTCATTTGGTTTACACACTATGTTTATCAAGACAGGTTTTGAAGGTGTGATTGGTGTTTGCGCTTCGTCAGAATTACTCAATAACGTCTGTGGTAGCCAAGCGATTCCGCGCATTGTTGATGAAAATGTCACTGCACCACTGCCGGACTTTGGCATTTATGGACAGTATGAGTTTGTTCCAGGTTGGCAAGTAACCAGCCATGCACAGTATTTCTACATCACACTCAATGATGTAAAAGGCGAGCTTGTTGATATTAAAGTCGGTGTTGATGCACAAATCACCCCGAACTGGCGCATGAGCGTGGCCTATAACTACTACAAAGTTGATGTGGATATCGCCCAAAACTCGCCGAATAAAGACACTCAAATCGCCGATTACAATATCTATTACAGCTTTATCGGCCCTATGCTTTCCATCAGTTATTCTTTTTAA
- a CDS encoding class GN sortase: protein MSKGRTQRFLVVGLFLIGATLLGKGLYMQAKAHFAQYLIEQAWTKTLADGQSHKPWSWADTYPVAKLSIYREQAAANSDIEAELNDSLYVLAGASGRNLAFGPSLVLSSAPAGQKGNTVIAGHRDTHFAILNGMAVGRRLSLQTLKGNNIIYEVVATQVVNETETQFMAPSDDNRLTLITCYPFDGLQGGAELRFVVQAIPVEDESMDTASADVSASTGNGMQGKVASVSRSFTH from the coding sequence ATGAGCAAAGGCAGAACACAGCGATTTTTAGTGGTGGGATTATTTTTAATTGGCGCAACATTGTTAGGAAAGGGACTCTATATGCAAGCTAAAGCACACTTTGCCCAGTATTTGATTGAACAGGCGTGGACTAAAACCTTAGCTGATGGACAATCCCATAAGCCTTGGTCATGGGCGGATACTTATCCCGTGGCAAAGCTGTCCATTTATCGTGAACAAGCGGCGGCTAATAGCGATATTGAAGCCGAGCTTAATGACAGTTTATATGTGTTGGCGGGGGCTTCAGGGCGAAATTTGGCCTTTGGCCCAAGTTTAGTATTGTCCAGCGCGCCAGCGGGGCAAAAGGGCAATACTGTGATTGCCGGACACAGGGACACGCATTTTGCGATCCTCAATGGCATGGCGGTGGGTCGTCGACTATCGCTGCAAACGCTTAAGGGAAATAACATTATTTATGAAGTGGTTGCAACTCAGGTGGTAAATGAAACTGAAACGCAGTTTATGGCGCCATCCGATGATAATCGCTTAACCTTAATCACTTGTTATCCGTTCGATGGACTTCAAGGCGGCGCCGAACTGCGCTTTGTGGTGCAGGCGATACCGGTTGAGGATGAATCAATGGATACTGCTAGTGCCGATGTTTCAGCTTCAACTGGAAATGGGATGCAAGGGAAGGTCGCTTCTGTATCGCGCAGTTTCACCCATTAG
- the pdsO gene encoding sortase-associated OmpA-like protein PdsO, which yields MMKKTLINLLVLSLLSAPVASVSARVSLQNQAQGQEHSLDNDVDASGMAMDGEYANEDEQPEALIGLGGGALVGALVGGPVGAIIGAFTGTLIGKSVSDTDTLHVQQRQINLQESQLSELSVKQQTAEKRASEYAKAQQDLDELLSAQRQLFSELALGLNVQFRTGSSEVESHFLPQLDDVAEVMNLSPELNLELKGYADRRGDVSYNQALSEQRLLEVRGYLIKQGVAAERMTTQAFGALSPLQAEQDRESDVFDRRVTLTLQPHSTLMATRTTQ from the coding sequence ATGATGAAAAAGACACTAATTAATTTGTTGGTTTTGAGTTTATTAAGCGCGCCAGTCGCCAGTGTGTCGGCGCGGGTTTCACTGCAAAACCAAGCTCAAGGACAGGAGCACAGCTTAGATAATGACGTCGATGCCAGCGGTATGGCGATGGATGGCGAATACGCCAATGAGGACGAACAGCCAGAAGCCTTAATTGGCCTCGGTGGTGGGGCGCTAGTGGGCGCGTTAGTCGGTGGCCCAGTGGGGGCCATTATTGGTGCATTCACTGGCACCTTGATTGGTAAGTCGGTTAGCGACACAGACACGCTGCACGTTCAGCAGAGACAGATCAACCTGCAAGAGTCGCAATTATCCGAGTTGAGTGTAAAGCAACAAACTGCCGAAAAACGCGCCAGCGAATATGCCAAGGCACAGCAAGATCTTGATGAATTGCTATCTGCGCAACGTCAATTGTTCAGTGAACTCGCCCTAGGGCTAAACGTGCAGTTTCGCACTGGTTCCTCTGAGGTCGAATCGCATTTTTTGCCCCAATTAGATGATGTGGCCGAGGTGATGAATCTGTCGCCTGAGCTTAATTTGGAATTGAAAGGCTATGCCGATCGTCGGGGTGATGTGAGCTACAACCAAGCCCTTTCTGAGCAACGTTTACTGGAAGTCCGTGGCTACCTGATTAAGCAAGGCGTTGCCGCTGAGCGCATGACAACACAAGCCTTTGGCGCTTTATCGCCACTGCAAGCGGAGCAGGACAGGGAATCGGATGTGTTCGATCGCCGTGTGACCTTGACCTTACAGCCTCATTCAACCTTGATGGCAACGCGAACGACGCAATAG
- a CDS encoding M28 family metallopeptidase translates to MIITWEKVVKNIILATSLMATISLPVFAETAFVQSLDLAQYRTDVKTLASDAFGGRAPLSEGETLTLDYLVKAFKDMGLKPGFGDSYLQAVPLAQISADQNMQLDIGGLKFANGSEFTARTQRVAETVSLNKSDVVFVGYGINAPEYGWNDYQGLDVKGKTVIVLVNDPGFATQDPAVFKGNAMTYYGRWTYKYEEAARQGAEAVFIVHETAPAAYGWGVVQNSNTGTKFTLVDANNNQGQVGIMGWVQHETAQKIFTKAGLDFDTLKQQAAKPNFKAIPLKLSAQLTLNNKIERAESHNVAALLPGKTRPDEVVMMHAHWDHLGTVIEDGKSEILNGAVDNASGVAGVLALARYFKQQAKTAPLDRSVLFSAFTAEETGLIGAQHFAQHPSVPTKNIVAFLNIDGMNVNKGVDYILRYGEGVSELEQYLDKAAKAQDRLVKGDPRPQNGLMFRSDHFALAQQGVPGLLFMSLGDTDPDYIAHKYHKPADDYDPSWNLGGVSQDLDLIASMITSLANSTDWPHWLESSDFKAKREQDGRK, encoded by the coding sequence ATGATAATAACTTGGGAGAAAGTTGTGAAAAATATCATCTTAGCCACAAGTCTGATGGCCACTATCTCATTACCCGTCTTTGCTGAAACCGCATTTGTGCAAAGCCTCGATCTCGCGCAATACCGAACCGATGTTAAAACCTTAGCCAGTGACGCCTTCGGTGGACGTGCGCCTTTATCAGAAGGTGAGACCTTAACTTTAGACTATTTAGTGAAAGCATTTAAAGATATGGGTCTCAAACCCGGATTTGGCGACAGTTATCTGCAGGCCGTGCCCTTGGCGCAAATTAGCGCAGATCAAAATATGCAGCTTGATATCGGCGGACTTAAATTTGCCAATGGCAGTGAATTTACCGCGAGAACCCAAAGAGTCGCCGAAACCGTGAGCCTGAATAAAAGCGATGTGGTGTTTGTCGGCTATGGGATCAACGCGCCAGAATATGGTTGGAATGATTACCAAGGGTTAGATGTAAAAGGCAAAACCGTTATCGTGCTCGTGAATGACCCTGGCTTTGCGACTCAAGATCCTGCGGTATTTAAAGGTAATGCCATGACCTATTACGGTCGCTGGACTTATAAGTATGAGGAAGCCGCGCGTCAAGGCGCCGAGGCTGTGTTTATTGTCCATGAAACCGCGCCTGCCGCTTATGGTTGGGGTGTGGTGCAAAACTCCAACACGGGCACTAAGTTCACTCTGGTCGATGCCAATAATAACCAAGGCCAAGTTGGCATCATGGGTTGGGTTCAGCACGAAACCGCGCAAAAAATCTTTACTAAAGCAGGATTGGATTTTGATACCTTAAAGCAGCAAGCAGCCAAGCCAAACTTTAAGGCGATCCCACTTAAGTTGAGCGCCCAGCTCACGTTAAACAATAAAATTGAACGCGCTGAGTCTCATAATGTCGCGGCTTTACTGCCAGGTAAAACGCGCCCCGACGAAGTGGTGATGATGCATGCCCATTGGGATCACCTCGGTACTGTGATTGAAGACGGTAAGTCAGAGATTTTAAACGGAGCGGTCGATAATGCCAGCGGTGTGGCGGGGGTTTTAGCCTTGGCGCGTTACTTCAAACAGCAAGCCAAGACGGCGCCACTGGATCGCTCGGTGCTCTTCAGTGCCTTTACGGCGGAAGAAACGGGTCTGATTGGAGCGCAGCATTTTGCTCAGCATCCGAGTGTGCCAACGAAAAACATCGTCGCCTTTTTAAATATCGATGGCATGAATGTGAACAAGGGCGTGGATTACATTTTACGTTATGGCGAAGGCGTGTCTGAGTTAGAGCAATACTTAGACAAAGCCGCGAAGGCCCAAGACCGTTTAGTTAAAGGTGATCCAAGACCGCAGAATGGGTTGATGTTTAGATCGGACCACTTTGCGCTGGCACAACAAGGTGTACCTGGATTGCTATTTATGAGCCTTGGGGATACCGATCCTGATTATATCGCCCATAAATATCATAAGCCTGCTGACGATTATGATCCAAGCTGGAATTTAGGCGGTGTTAGCCAAGATTTAGACCTTATCGCCAGTATGATTACCAGCTTAGCTAATAGTACCGATTGGCCCCATTGGCTTGAGTCATCTGACTTTAAAGCCAAGCGCGAGCAAGATGGGCGTAAATAG
- a CDS encoding GGDEF domain-containing protein, with translation MSLELLQAAALNLKKAVPLMLKHKIPTTPVNYALWYTYVGEQNPELNQRLDTVIAQYNTCPPVSSELLYRQYVADPVELDVREMRQNLDAMVTELSQSLKDTNLDANEFQSRIESNFEKLNRIEDEGFSVEQVLDLVRSLVKESDNIRSSTEFFTGQLQKAQTEIDALKKKLEQTEKDVLYDALTGCFNRRAFDSDFAGMLAQAPLGTCVILADIDHFKVFNDTYGHQLGDQVLRAVAKRLQESCRDGAKLYRFGGEEFVIIVPKSQLRIARQLAEAMRRGLEKLSLKDRRKDERINNISASFGVAQWQEKQTGMQLIEAADKLLYDAKRLGRNRVLPISN, from the coding sequence ATGTCGCTAGAGTTATTACAAGCCGCTGCACTGAATCTCAAAAAAGCAGTGCCTCTGATGCTCAAACATAAAATTCCGACCACCCCGGTTAACTATGCGCTTTGGTACACTTATGTTGGTGAACAGAATCCCGAATTAAATCAACGACTCGATACCGTTATCGCCCAGTACAACACCTGTCCTCCAGTGAGTAGCGAACTCTTATATCGCCAGTATGTTGCCGATCCCGTTGAACTCGATGTCCGCGAAATGCGCCAGAATCTGGATGCTATGGTGACTGAGCTGTCCCAATCGCTCAAAGATACCAATCTGGATGCCAATGAATTCCAGTCGCGCATCGAGAGTAATTTTGAAAAGCTCAACCGCATCGAAGATGAGGGTTTTAGTGTTGAGCAAGTGCTCGATCTGGTGCGCAGTTTAGTGAAAGAGTCGGACAATATTCGCTCGAGCACTGAGTTCTTTACCGGACAATTGCAGAAAGCGCAAACCGAAATCGATGCGCTAAAGAAAAAGCTCGAACAGACAGAAAAAGATGTGCTCTACGATGCGCTGACTGGCTGCTTTAATCGCCGCGCCTTCGACAGCGATTTTGCCGGTATGTTGGCCCAAGCGCCCTTAGGCACCTGTGTGATCTTGGCCGATATCGACCATTTTAAAGTGTTTAACGACACCTATGGCCACCAGCTCGGCGACCAAGTGTTACGCGCCGTGGCAAAACGGCTACAGGAATCCTGCCGCGATGGCGCGAAACTGTATCGTTTTGGCGGTGAAGAATTTGTGATTATTGTGCCTAAAAGTCAGTTACGCATCGCAAGGCAACTGGCCGAAGCCATGCGCCGTGGACTCGAAAAGCTCAGTTTGAAAGACAGACGTAAAGACGAGCGCATCAATAATATCAGTGCCTCATTTGGGGTTGCCCAATGGCAAGAAAAACAAACGGGCATGCAATTGATTGAAGCGGCAGATAAATTACTTTATGACGCTAAACGTTTAGGTCGAAATCGCGTGTTACCGATCAGCAACTGA
- a CDS encoding marine proteobacterial sortase target protein encodes MITGKRVKEISESLAILMISAAVCWGLPFVALASPNSTGTLSEPQNIASALVGQNTAQSTAESQVINYDDITQGLLLYRQPSGAWVPSLPLDTQVSMQVSGLSNRVSVKQVFRNNTEFVLNGQYLFPLPNEAAVDSLRLHIGQRVIEGQIHPKAEAKQIFEQAKAEGKRASLVSQERPNMFTTEVANLAPQEELIVEISYQESIKYEDGLFSLRFPLVVAPRYIPGLTSDASASDSNDPIAQGSQSSRVTSSQVFDADRIVAPVRDGASGRDPVLKADIQVLLAKGVDKASIESPYHDIKLKQTNSGGVDVSLAQRVPANRDFVLQWRVQQGTSPMAWVFNQQGKTHKPDGDNLSQDTLETSKANGMNEDNYSLVMVLPPKVEKSTQPSLPRELILVIDTSGSMAGDSIVQAKNALLYALKGLKPEDSFNIIEFNSSLSQFSATPLPATSSNLARARQFVSHLQADGGTEMALALDAALPKSLGSVSPDAVQPLRQVIFMTDGSVGNEQALFDLIRYQIGESRLFTVGIGSAPNSHFMQRAAELGRGTFTYIGKVDEVDEKISALLSKIQYPVLTDIQVRFDDGSVPDYWPSPIADLYRGEPVLVSLKRSAREPQELVISGRQGHKNWQQSLSLQDNSAGLITNQGAGLDLLWARKQIGALELSKNGANDDKVKQQVTALSMNYHLVSAYTSLVAVDLTPIDSTAMSRDAVVRQHLPLGWLPFGALPQTATSSRLDMLLGALTLLLALVLMGSILRQKREEKAAMAALACHR; translated from the coding sequence ATGATCACAGGGAAAAGGGTAAAAGAAATCAGCGAAAGCTTAGCGATATTAATGATCAGTGCCGCCGTATGTTGGGGCTTGCCTTTTGTGGCATTAGCCTCACCCAATAGCACGGGCACATTGTCTGAGCCGCAGAATATTGCCTCGGCGCTGGTCGGCCAAAATACTGCTCAAAGTACGGCAGAATCACAGGTCATTAATTACGATGACATTACTCAGGGTTTGTTGCTTTATCGTCAGCCGAGCGGCGCTTGGGTGCCATCTTTGCCACTCGATACACAAGTGTCGATGCAAGTCTCTGGCTTAAGTAATCGCGTGAGTGTGAAGCAGGTTTTTCGCAATAACACTGAATTTGTGTTGAATGGGCAATATCTGTTCCCGCTGCCCAATGAGGCCGCGGTGGATTCGCTGCGATTACATATCGGCCAAAGGGTTATCGAAGGGCAAATTCATCCTAAGGCCGAGGCTAAGCAGATTTTTGAGCAAGCCAAAGCTGAAGGCAAACGCGCCAGCTTAGTGAGCCAAGAGCGGCCGAACATGTTCACGACAGAAGTGGCCAACCTAGCACCACAAGAGGAGCTGATTGTTGAAATCAGCTATCAGGAGAGTATCAAATATGAAGATGGCTTATTTAGCCTACGTTTTCCGCTGGTGGTCGCGCCTCGGTATATCCCGGGCTTAACCTCTGACGCCAGTGCTAGCGATTCAAATGATCCTATAGCACAGGGTAGCCAATCGAGCCGAGTGACCAGCTCGCAGGTGTTTGATGCTGACCGGATTGTGGCGCCTGTGCGGGACGGCGCCAGTGGACGCGATCCTGTGCTCAAAGCGGACATTCAAGTCTTGCTGGCAAAGGGGGTTGATAAGGCGTCAATTGAGAGCCCTTACCATGACATCAAACTCAAGCAAACCAATAGCGGCGGCGTCGATGTTTCACTGGCACAACGCGTGCCTGCCAATCGCGACTTCGTATTGCAATGGCGCGTTCAGCAGGGCACGAGCCCAATGGCTTGGGTGTTTAATCAACAGGGTAAAACCCATAAACCCGATGGCGATAATTTGTCTCAGGACACGCTTGAAACCAGCAAAGCTAACGGCATGAATGAAGATAATTACAGTCTCGTCATGGTGTTGCCTCCTAAGGTCGAAAAGAGCACCCAGCCGAGTTTACCCCGTGAATTAATTCTGGTGATTGATACTTCGGGCTCTATGGCGGGGGATTCTATCGTTCAAGCCAAAAATGCACTGCTTTATGCATTAAAAGGACTCAAGCCCGAGGACAGTTTTAACATTATCGAATTTAATTCCAGTCTGTCTCAGTTTTCAGCGACACCATTACCGGCGACCTCGTCGAATTTGGCCCGCGCCCGTCAATTTGTGAGCCATTTACAAGCCGATGGTGGCACTGAAATGGCACTGGCACTGGATGCGGCCTTGCCCAAATCTTTGGGTAGTGTCTCGCCCGATGCCGTGCAGCCTTTGCGCCAAGTGATCTTTATGACCGACGGCTCTGTGGGCAATGAGCAAGCTTTGTTCGATTTGATCCGCTACCAAATCGGTGAGAGCCGCTTGTTTACTGTTGGCATAGGCTCGGCGCCTAATTCTCACTTTATGCAAAGGGCGGCAGAACTGGGTCGTGGCACTTTTACTTATATTGGCAAAGTGGATGAAGTCGACGAGAAGATCAGTGCCTTGCTGAGCAAAATTCAATATCCCGTATTAACCGATATTCAAGTGCGTTTTGATGATGGCAGTGTGCCCGATTACTGGCCATCACCGATTGCCGATCTGTATCGCGGCGAGCCTGTGCTCGTAAGTCTAAAACGCAGCGCCCGTGAGCCGCAGGAATTAGTGATCTCAGGTCGCCAAGGGCATAAAAACTGGCAACAGTCGTTATCGCTTCAGGACAACTCAGCAGGACTTATCACTAATCAAGGTGCGGGTTTAGATTTACTGTGGGCGCGTAAACAGATTGGTGCATTGGAGCTGAGTAAAAATGGCGCAAATGATGACAAGGTAAAGCAGCAAGTCACGGCCTTATCGATGAATTATCACTTAGTCAGCGCTTATACCAGCTTAGTGGCGGTGGACTTAACCCCCATAGATTCAACCGCAATGAGCCGCGATGCCGTGGTGCGTCAGCACTTGCCATTAGGTTGGCTGCCTTTTGGTGCCTTGCCACAAACTGCGACCTCGAGCCGTTTGGATATGTTATTGGGTGCGCTGACCTTGCTACTGGCCTTGGTGCTTATGGGATCGATTCTGCGACAAAAACGTGAAGAGAAGGCGGCTATGGCGGCGCTTGCCTGTCATCGATGA